A single genomic interval of Alteromonas sp. BL110 harbors:
- a CDS encoding DUF2066 domain-containing protein, with the protein MLTAVMRNTNKANKQRVGLKRILSASLVAILSYSAVTHAAQRVVVNEAQVQVEDQTQRTQQTALKKALKQVFIKMSGSTSVLDNAGVRAALTSPQSLLRSYRFAFDKNRTYYIAEFDQAKLNEILQRELLPLWGDRRPETIVWLAQEDESATRTILDESLDTELQQALKQTAKERGVPLSLPLMDLTDSVNISTYDVWGRFVEPLRKASMRYSVDNIIGARVYRNDPNAIPELPENIVPSGTVESLDNVLDDEAQARRQYDQSTDSTNAETNSLLGSGEGPINENDAVTGQPSGNGEKPLPVEQIENTTVPFTMNEFANYAKRADEGDFALDWVFIGGGKVSYGSIYGDSPEALGNQLVDAYSNYLSSLYAVVGIEESEREVIKISIANVGTIASYASATDYLNSLSVIENATLVEQSGTVATYSLTLVGTVDDLLNSVKLENKLRPVTDAYGQTVNGNSFYWSN; encoded by the coding sequence ATGTTGACGGCAGTAATGCGTAACACCAATAAGGCAAATAAGCAGAGAGTAGGTTTAAAACGTATACTGAGTGCTTCTCTTGTTGCAATACTTAGCTACAGTGCAGTTACGCATGCCGCTCAGCGCGTAGTTGTTAATGAAGCGCAAGTCCAAGTTGAAGACCAAACACAGCGCACTCAGCAAACAGCACTCAAAAAAGCGCTAAAGCAAGTATTTATTAAAATGTCGGGCAGCACGAGTGTACTTGACAACGCCGGTGTCAGAGCAGCATTAACATCACCTCAATCGCTACTGCGCTCATATCGCTTTGCGTTTGATAAAAACAGAACCTACTACATCGCTGAATTCGACCAAGCAAAACTTAATGAGATTCTGCAGCGCGAATTGCTACCGCTTTGGGGCGACAGACGCCCCGAGACTATAGTGTGGCTGGCACAGGAAGATGAAAGCGCAACGCGTACCATCCTTGATGAGTCACTCGATACTGAGCTACAGCAAGCACTGAAACAGACTGCTAAAGAGCGTGGCGTGCCCCTCAGCCTGCCTCTAATGGACTTAACAGACAGCGTTAATATTTCTACTTACGATGTATGGGGACGATTTGTAGAGCCGCTTCGTAAAGCTTCAATGCGATATAGCGTGGATAACATTATCGGCGCCAGAGTGTATCGCAATGACCCAAATGCGATACCGGAATTACCCGAAAATATTGTGCCGTCAGGTACAGTGGAATCATTAGATAATGTGCTCGATGATGAAGCGCAGGCTAGACGCCAATATGATCAATCAACCGATTCAACTAACGCAGAAACGAATTCGTTGCTTGGTAGTGGTGAAGGCCCAATAAACGAGAACGATGCTGTTACTGGTCAGCCTAGCGGAAATGGTGAAAAACCATTGCCTGTAGAACAAATAGAAAATACAACAGTACCATTTACAATGAACGAATTTGCCAATTACGCTAAGCGAGCAGATGAAGGCGACTTTGCGCTGGATTGGGTTTTCATCGGCGGTGGTAAAGTAAGTTACGGTAGCATTTATGGTGATTCACCGGAAGCTTTGGGCAATCAACTGGTAGACGCGTATTCAAATTATCTATCATCGCTTTACGCCGTTGTGGGGATCGAGGAGTCTGAACGCGAGGTTATCAAAATCTCAATCGCTAACGTTGGTACCATTGCAAGCTATGCCAGTGCCACAGACTATTTAAACAGCTTAAGTGTAATCGAAAACGCAACCCTCGTAGAGCAATCAGGTACGGTGGCCACTTATTCGTTAACTTTAGTGGGTACGGTCGATGATTTACTTAACAGCGTTAAGTTAGAAAATAAACTACGTCCTGTAACCGACGCTTACGGGCAAACTGTTAACGGAAACAGTTTCTATTGGAGCAATTAA
- the hda gene encoding DnaA regulatory inactivator Hda, whose protein sequence is MQLPLPVTLPVDENFDSFVSTGNEEVVSVLEQISEALPLWRDTSKLSALASLQLPLLTLLGSSAVGKSHLLFATCHQLAGRTVNHLYLNLNDYKAWSLDIFEGLENLSLIALDNIHAIAGDKRWEEALFDLFNRVMEAKQAMVICTSHLGPSNPAFVLPDLRSRLAWGVIYHVNQLDDSGREEAVRLRAEERGLKLSNQALQFLLHHSERDLKSLMSLLARLDTRSLQEQKRLSVGMVKRELNLN, encoded by the coding sequence ATGCAGCTGCCTTTGCCCGTAACGCTACCTGTAGACGAAAATTTTGATAGTTTCGTTTCTACGGGTAACGAAGAAGTGGTTTCAGTGCTAGAGCAAATTTCAGAAGCGCTACCACTTTGGCGAGATACCTCAAAGTTGAGTGCTTTGGCTTCATTACAACTTCCACTGCTAACCTTATTAGGCAGCAGTGCAGTAGGCAAAAGTCACCTACTGTTTGCCACCTGCCATCAATTAGCAGGCAGAACAGTCAATCACCTGTACTTAAATCTTAATGACTACAAAGCGTGGTCGTTAGATATTTTCGAAGGGTTAGAAAACCTGTCGCTTATAGCATTAGACAACATACACGCTATAGCTGGTGATAAGCGCTGGGAAGAAGCGCTGTTTGATTTATTCAATCGTGTTATGGAAGCTAAACAAGCCATGGTAATTTGTACCAGCCATTTGGGTCCATCAAACCCGGCATTCGTGCTTCCTGACTTGCGTTCCCGCTTGGCGTGGGGTGTTATTTATCACGTTAATCAGCTTGATGATAGCGGTCGTGAAGAGGCGGTACGCCTGCGCGCTGAAGAGCGGGGCCTTAAGCTTTCAAACCAAGCACTGCAGTTTCTACTGCATCACAGCGAACGAGATCTAAAGAGCCTCATGTCTTTGCTTGCCCGCCTAGACACACGCTCACTCCAAGAACAAAAACGCCTATCGGTGGGCATGGTTAAGCGCGAGCTTAACCTAAATTAG